The window CGAGGAAGAGGACCAGGTCGGAGTGGGCGGCCGCGCCCGGATCGTGCGTGACCATGACCACGGTCTGCCCCAGCTCGTCGACCGCGTCCCGCAGGAAGCCGAGGACCTCCAGGCCCGCCCGCGAGTCGAGGTTGCCGGTCGGCTCGTCCGCGAAGATCAGCTCGGGGCGTGACGCGAGCGCCCGGGCGCAGGCGACGCGCTGTTGCTGACCGCCGGAGAGCTGCGCGGGCCGGTGCTTCAGCCGGTCGCGCAGGCCGAGCTGGTCGATGACCTGGTTCAGCCACTTCTCGTCGGGCTTCCTGCCCGCGATGTCCATGGGCAGCGTGATGTTCTCCGCCGCGTCGAGAGTCGGGATCAGGTTGAACGACTGGAACATGAAGCCGATCCGGTCGCGGCGCAACTGGGTCAGCTCGCGCTCCTTCAGTCCGGTGATCTCGGTGTCGCCCAGCCACACCTGTCCCGTCGAGACGCTGTCGAGCCCCGCCAGGCAGTGCATCAGGGTGGACTTTCCGGAGCCCGAGGGCCCCATGACCGCCGTGAAGCGGCCGCGCGCGATGTCCACGTCGACCGAGTCGAGGGCGAGCACGGTCGTCTCACCCGACCCGTACGCCTTCGTCAGACCCCGGGCGCGGGCCGCGATCTCCTCGGCGTCCGTGCGCCCGAGGGCGTGCTCCGTAGCTGCTGTGGACAAGGCCGCCTCCTAGGTCGGACTACGGTGTCCGCGGGCGAGCCTAGTGTGATCCGGGGCACACCCGGTATCCCCCCGAAGTGCCGGGTGGGTCTCCGTCGCAGGTCGGTGCCCCCGAGGTCCGTGTAAGGGGCACCCTTAAGGGAAGGGCCCGGCCTGCCCCCTTGCCGTTGCTAGCGTTCCGGCGCTAGCTTCGAAGTATGGCGAAGACCCAGCTGAACGTACGCGTGGACGAGGGCACCGCCCGCGCCGCGCGTGAACGCGCCCTGGCCCGCGGGATGAGCGTCAACCGCTACATCGAGGAACTGGTCAGACAGGACACCGGCGAGGCCGGCCACACCTTCGTCGAGGCCGCCGCCGACTTCATGAAGCAGTACGAGTCCGTGTTCGCCGAGGAGTTCGGCGCGGAACGAGAAGGCCGTCGCTGAGCTCTTGAACGAACCCCTGAACATCAGAGTCGACCTCGCCTGGCTCCTCATGGTCGCCGAACAGAAGACGCCCGGAGACCCCCAGGTCGTCGACTGGGGAGCACTCGTCGCCGCCGTCAGCCGGCACGAGGCCGCGATATTCGGCGTCCCCGTCTACGACACCCCGCACACCCGCGCCGCCGCGCTGCTCCAGCTCCTGCTGCACGTGCCGGCACTCGAACGTTCGAACGCGATGTTCGCCATGGCCGTCGCGTACGCCTACCTCGTGGCCAGCGGCCTGAAGGTCGTCACGTCACCCGAGCAGGTCCGCGACCTGGCCAGACTGGTCAAGACGGGCGAGGCGACGGTGCAGGACATCGCGCGAGAGCTGCGCCAGTGGACCCTGTGAGGCCCGTCGGCCGTGCCCGCTCGCACGGCGACGTGAGGCCCCACGGCCGGGCGGCGCGCGTACCCGGTGCTTCGCACGGTGCTGAAGGGCTGTCGCCCACCAGGCGACGTGATGAGACGTGAGGCGGCACCGAGCCTGCCCCGTGCAGAGAATTGCGCCCGGCCCGGCCCATCCGGCCCGGTGGTCGCGACGGCTTCAGGAGACGGCCGGGTCCCGGGCGTCCGGACGGCGCGCGGTGCCCAGCACGCAGTACGAACTCGGCGTCCGCGGCCCCCTGTCGGGCACCAGCAGCCGCCGGTAGGCGCCGAGCTCGTACCCCGCGTCCCTGATCGCGGCGACCGGGTCCCGGTTCACGTGACAGCCGCCGAACAGCAGCGGCCACACCGTGCGGTCGAGGACGCGCTGCCCGGTCGTCATCGCGCGGCCGCCGCCCCTGCCGTGCTCGAAGAAGCGCAGCTCACCGCCCGGGCGCAGGACACGGCGGATCTCGGCGAGCGCCCGCGGCAGGTCCCGTACGCTGCACAGCACCAGTGACACGACGGCCCCGTCGAACGCCTCGCTCTTGACCGGCAGGGCCTCCGCGACCCCCGGCACCACGTCGACCGGCACGTCGGCGCGCCGGGCCGCGGTCCCGGCCAACTGCCGCAGGCGGCGCTCGGGTTCGATCGCGACGACCTCCGAGACCGTGCCCGGATAGTGGGCGAAGTTCAGGCCGTTGCCCGCGCCGATCTCGATGACCCGGCCGGAGAGCCCGGCGAGCAACTCGTCGCGATGGACGCCGATCGCAGGCTCGGCCGCCACGCTCAGCCGGGCGTAGAAGCGGGCGAACAGCGGGTGGTGCACCGGAGGCGGAGGCAGCGTGCCGGTCTTGCCGAATCTGGAGCCGAGCGGTCGCATACGGGCCTCCCCTGGGTGCGGACCTACCGCGATTGTCCCCCCGGAGGGCCACCCTCACCCGTCCGCCGCCCGGCGGTTCTCGCCCTCACCGCCGCGGTCCGCCCCGGAAACCCGGCCGCGCCGGGGCCCGGGGCGGACCTGTGGGGCGTCAGGCGACGAAGTCGCGCACCTGCTCGTAGACGCCGTGGTCGTTGTTCATGTCGGTGTGCGAGACGCATCCGACCTCGACATTGGTGGCGCCGCTGAGGATCGCACTGGTGTCGGGGGTCAGTGCGTCGTCGCAGTTCGACCAGTAACTGGCGTAGGAGACGCTGCCTGGTGTCTCGTCCCCCGAGTTGAGCGCGGTCAGGAACGAGCTGCCGGTGTACATCTGTGCACACGACGTGTAGAGCCACTGGCACCAGCCGGCCGTCGTGGTCCCGTGGTTCACACCGGCCGTCGACACGAAGTCGTCCACGTACGCGGTGCCGCCGAGGTTCTTGAGGTAGTAGCGGGAGTTGAGCGCGCCCATCGAGTGGACGACCAGGTCGACCTTGGCCGCTCCGGTCTGCGTGCGCACGCTCTGGATCTTGGCGGACAGCTGCTGGGCGGTCGTGACGTTCGACTGGCCCCAGTCGTACGACCAGGAGAACAGCTCGGAGCTCGTGTAGCCGTCGGCCTTGAAGTCGGCGATCCAGTCGTCCCAGCTGCTCGACGAACTGCTCAGTCCGTGTACGAAGACGACGGGATTGCGGGCGGCCGCGTGGGCCGGGGACGCGGGCAGGGACAGGAGCAGCGACGCGAGCGCGGCTGCGAAGACCGTGCCGGCAGTGCGAATGCGGCGGGTCATGACGCCTCCTGAAGGGGGTGGGTTCGTCAGGAGTGTCCGGCGGGGTCTACGCGCGGCGCATCGGTGAAATCGCCGGTCTTTACGCACCACTTAACTCGCCAGTAACGTGAAAGGCGTGGTGACTTCGGTGAACCCCCCGCCTCTCCCGCAGCATCCGCCACCGTCCCTGACGCACGCTCCGGAACAGCCGGGCGGCGTGGCGCGGACGCTCGCGCGAACGCCGATGCCCGAGGGCGTCCGGATACGGGTGCTGCGCGCCGTGCACGGCGATCCGCTCGCCGCCGCCGAACTCACGGCCGCCCTCGACGAGCGCCAACTGGCCGGTCTCGAACCGCTGCCGGCCGACCCCGCCGCCGTGGTGCCCGGCCTCCTGAGGTCGCTCCGGCCGGAGTTCCGCTCGCTCCCGTCCGACACCCGGCGTCTCCTGCTGATCGCCGCCGCCGACCAGCACCCGGTCGCCACGCACGCCTACCAACGCGCGGTGGCCGCGGCCCGGCTGGACACCGGCCCCCTCGACGACGCGGAGGCGGCAGGGCTCGCCAGGGCCACGTCCGGCGGAGTCGTGTTCCGGGATCCCTGGACCCGCATCGCCGCCTACGAGACCGCCTCCGCCGTGGACCGGCGCGAGACACACCGGCTCCTTGCCCGGGTCCTGCGCGGCGAGGGCGAGGCACCCCGCCGGTCCTGGCACCGGGCCGCGGCCGCGCTCGGTCCCAGCCGGCGCCTTGCGGCGGAACTGCGCGCCGCGGCGCACGAGGCGCGCGCCGCCCAGGAACACGCGCTGGCCTGCGTACTCCTCGAACGGGCGGCCGAGCTGATTCCGGACCCGCGTGAACGGCCGCGCCTGCTGGCCCGCGCCGCCGCCGACGCCTGGCGCTCCGGCGACGGCGACCGGGCCCGCCGCCTGGCCTCCCACGGGAACATCGACGGGCTGAACGGACTGCTCGCTCTACGCGCGGGGAACGCGACGGAGGCGTTCGACGCGCTCCTCGCGGGAGCGGAGCGCAGTGCCGAGCGCGGCGCGGAGAGGGGCATGGAGAGAGAGCCGGAAGCGAGCACGGGCGCCCCGTCCGACCGCACGGTCAAAGGCGCGCTGATCGAGGGCGCGGGCGGCAGCCGGGTGGTGTTCCCCGCCGCTGCCGACGCCTCCGCGCACCTGCTGGCACGTGCCACCGAAGCCGCCGTCTACACCGGGGACCTGCGCCGCTGCCGGGAGGCCGCGGCGGTCGCCGACCGGCTCGGGATCGTACCCCCGGGCACGCTGGGAGGACTGGCCGCGGCGTTCGACGGGCGCTACGAGGACGCCCGTGACCTGCTGAAGGCGGCCGCCGGGCGCTGCGGGCCCGGCGGCGACCCCACCTCGCTGATCCACGCCTCGATCGCCGCGCTGCTGCTCGGCGACCACACCCGCGCCGCGGCCGCGGCTGTCGGGGCCGCCGCCTCGGCCCGTGCCATGGGCGAGCCCGCGGCCGTTCCGCAGGCCATGGAGTTCCGGGCGTACGCCGAGTTCTGGACCGGCCGCCCGCGATCCGCCGGAGCCGCGGCGCTGGACGCCCTGCGGCAGGCGTACGCCACCGGACAGGACAACGGGGCCTGTCACCTCCAGGCGGCCCTCGCCATGTTCGCGGCCGTCACCGGCGACGAGGAGCTCTGCCGGGCCCGCGCCGAGGCGGCCCGCACCCACGCCCTGGAACGCGGCCTCGGTCTCCCCGCCGCCCTCGCCCTGTGGGCGCTCGCCTTCCTCGACCTCAGCACGGGCCGGTACGCGGCCTCCGCGTCCCGGCTGCGGGCGCTCGCCGGGTTCGGCCCCGGGCACGGGCACCGGGCCGTCCGCCACCTCGCCACCCCGCACTACGTGGAAGCCGCCGTCCGCACGGGGGACACCCGGGTCGCGCGCGCCGCCCACGCCGACTACGACCGCTGGGCGAGGGCCGTCCGCAGCCCCGACGACCTGGCCCTGAGCGCCCGCTGCCGGGCCCTGCTGGCCACCGGCCACGACGCCGCCGACCACTACCGGACCGCTCTCGGCCTCCACGCCGACGGGACCCGGGACTTCGAACGCGCCCGTACGGAACTCCTGTTCGGCAGCGCCCTGCGCCGGCTGCGCAACCGTACGGAGGCCCGTGACCGGCTGCACAGCGCCCTCGAGGCGTTCGAACACTTCGGCTCCCCGCACTGCGCGGCCCAGGCCAGGGCCGAGCTGCGCGCACTGGGCGAACCGGCCCGGCCCCAGGCCGCCGCACGGCCCTTGGCCGCCGTTCTCACCGCCCAGCAGCTGTTGGTGGCCCGCATGGCCGCCGAGGGCGCCACCAACCGGGAGATCGCGTCCCGCCTGCTGCTCAGCCCCCGCACCATCGACCAT of the Streptomyces aurantiacus genome contains:
- a CDS encoding class I SAM-dependent methyltransferase, which codes for MRPLGSRFGKTGTLPPPPVHHPLFARFYARLSVAAEPAIGVHRDELLAGLSGRVIEIGAGNGLNFAHYPGTVSEVVAIEPERRLRQLAGTAARRADVPVDVVPGVAEALPVKSEAFDGAVVSLVLCSVRDLPRALAEIRRVLRPGGELRFFEHGRGGGRAMTTGQRVLDRTVWPLLFGGCHVNRDPVAAIRDAGYELGAYRRLLVPDRGPRTPSSYCVLGTARRPDARDPAVS
- a CDS encoding helix-turn-helix transcriptional regulator, coding for MPEGVRIRVLRAVHGDPLAAAELTAALDERQLAGLEPLPADPAAVVPGLLRSLRPEFRSLPSDTRRLLLIAAADQHPVATHAYQRAVAAARLDTGPLDDAEAAGLARATSGGVVFRDPWTRIAAYETASAVDRRETHRLLARVLRGEGEAPRRSWHRAAAALGPSRRLAAELRAAAHEARAAQEHALACVLLERAAELIPDPRERPRLLARAAADAWRSGDGDRARRLASHGNIDGLNGLLALRAGNATEAFDALLAGAERSAERGAERGMEREPEASTGAPSDRTVKGALIEGAGGSRVVFPAAADASAHLLARATEAAVYTGDLRRCREAAAVADRLGIVPPGTLGGLAAAFDGRYEDARDLLKAAAGRCGPGGDPTSLIHASIAALLLGDHTRAAAAAVGAAASARAMGEPAAVPQAMEFRAYAEFWTGRPRSAGAAALDALRQAYATGQDNGACHLQAALAMFAAVTGDEELCRARAEAARTHALERGLGLPAALALWALAFLDLSTGRYAASASRLRALAGFGPGHGHRAVRHLATPHYVEAAVRTGDTRVARAAHADYDRWARAVRSPDDLALSARCRALLATGHDAADHYRTALGLHADGTRDFERARTELLFGSALRRLRNRTEARDRLHSALEAFEHFGSPHCAAQARAELRALGEPARPQAAARPLAAVLTAQQLLVARMAAEGATNREIASRLLLSPRTIDHHLRGVFTRLGIRSRIELVRLLASED
- a CDS encoding esterase/lipase family protein produces the protein MTRRIRTAGTVFAAALASLLLSLPASPAHAAARNPVVFVHGLSSSSSSWDDWIADFKADGYTSSELFSWSYDWGQSNVTTAQQLSAKIQSVRTQTGAAKVDLVVHSMGALNSRYYLKNLGGTAYVDDFVSTAGVNHGTTTAGWCQWLYTSCAQMYTGSSFLTALNSGDETPGSVSYASYWSNCDDALTPDTSAILSGATNVEVGCVSHTDMNNDHGVYEQVRDFVA
- a CDS encoding fic family toxin-antitoxin system, toxin component; the encoded protein is MVAEQKTPGDPQVVDWGALVAAVSRHEAAIFGVPVYDTPHTRAAALLQLLLHVPALERSNAMFAMAVAYAYLVASGLKVVTSPEQVRDLARLVKTGEATVQDIARELRQWTL
- a CDS encoding antitoxin, which encodes MAKTQLNVRVDEGTARAARERALARGMSVNRYIEELVRQDTGEAGHTFVEAAADFMKQYESVFAEEFGAEREGRR
- a CDS encoding ABC transporter ATP-binding protein; this translates as MSTAATEHALGRTDAEEIAARARGLTKAYGSGETTVLALDSVDVDIARGRFTAVMGPSGSGKSTLMHCLAGLDSVSTGQVWLGDTEITGLKERELTQLRRDRIGFMFQSFNLIPTLDAAENITLPMDIAGRKPDEKWLNQVIDQLGLRDRLKHRPAQLSGGQQQRVACARALASRPELIFADEPTGNLDSRAGLEVLGFLRDAVDELGQTVVMVTHDPGAAAHSDLVLFLGDGRIVDEMARPTADAVLERMKRFDTIRGTFEGDAAPDQDNVLDQGIAPDKD